The Clostridia bacterium DNA segment CTTCTCAGTTTCCCAATGACCGGCTTTCGCCAACGGATTTTAAAGCATAAGACGTATACACCGACAGTTTACGCAGAGGAATCACACCTCATTCCCTTTTCACCGGCCCTATCTGTTACCAATAAGGCCAACACTTTGTACGCCAATCTTTAATTATATTTAAATTCTACTACCTTTTACAAAAAAAGTCAAAATATTTTTTAACCAAGTATTATGTCTAATTGATTTTTATAGAAATTAACTTTTTCTTCTGACTCTTTATTTGTATCAGCCTTAACCATAATATACCCTTTGATTTTAGGCTCTGTTCCTGATGCTCTTATATAAATTGTAGTATCATCTTCAAGTTCAAATCTTAATACATCTGCTTTAGGAAGAGAGTCAACTCCGTTTAAGTAATCAATGGTTTTTACAATTTTAAATTCTCCGATTTTTTCAGGGGTGTTATTTCTTAGATTATAAATAATGTTTTTAATTTTTTCCATTCCCTCTAAACCTGAGAAAGATTTTGATACAACATGTTCTTTAAAGTAACCGTATTTTTCATAAAGATTTTCCATTGCATCATAAAGAGTCATACCTTTTTCATTGTAGTATGCAGCCATTTCAGCAATAAGCATAGAAGCGTTAACACCGTCTTTATCTCTTGCGTGTGTTCCGCTTAAGTATCCGTAACTTTCTTCAAAGCCGAATAGGAAAGTATGCTCATTTGTTTTTTCGTATTCTTTAATTTTTTCGCCGATATATTTAAAGCCTGTTAAAATATCCACCATTTTAACATTGAAATCTTCGCAGATATAATTTACCATTTTGGTAGAAACAATAGATTTTATAACTGCTCCGTCAGAAGGTAACTTACCTTGCTCTTTTAAGCCCTCTAAAATATAGTGAGCAAGTAAAACACCAACCTGATTTCCTGTCATACATACAAATTCACCGTTTTTATTAAGAACAACTATTCCCACTCTGTCGCAGTCAGGGTCAGTTCCTAAAATTAGGTTGGCATTATGTTTTTTCGCATATTCCATCGCAATATTAAAGCCCTCTTTATCTTCAGGGTTAGGCGATTTAACAGTAGAAAACATAGGGTCAGGCATTTCCTGTTCAGAAACTGTAATAACATTATTAAACCCTGCTCTTTTTAATACTTCTCTTACAGGTATGTTACCTGCTCCGTGGAAAGGAGTATATATTATTTTTATGTCTTTATTAACATCTTTTCTAATTCTTAATTTTAAAACTTCTTCATAAAAGGCTTCGTCAATTTCTTTGCCTATTATGTTTATTAAAGGGTTAGATAATTCTGCTCTCTTAACATCAAATATAGAGATTTTTTCCATATTTTCAAATACTTTTTTAGCCTCGTCCGGTGGAAGTTGTGAGCCGTCTTCCCAGTATGCTTTGTATCCGTTATACTGATATGGGTTATGACTTGCAGTGATAACAACTCCTGCAATAGTTTTTAAATATCTTATTGCAAATGAAAGTTCAGGAACAGGGCGCAGACTATCAAAAAGATAAACTTTAATTCCGTTTGCCGCAAATACCTTTGCTGCTTCCTTGGCAAAAAGGTCGGAGTTTTTTCTGGAATCGTATGCGATAACAACCCCTCTTTCTTCCCCACCTGCATTTTTTATAACATTACTTAATCCCTGAGTTGCAAGGCCGACTACAAATCTGTTCATTCTGTTTGTTCCTGCGCCGATTATACCTCTTAAACCTGCTGTACCAAATTCTAAAAGTTTTATAAATCTTTCTTTTATTTCCTTATCGTCTCCGGTAATATTAACAAGTTCTTCTTTAAGTTCTTGGTCAAGAAAGTCATAGCCTTTCCATTTTTCATATTCGTTTAAGTAATTCATACTCCACCTCATATTTTGTTATTTATTATTTCATTCATAAGTGTATGCCCTCTGTCAAAATATATGCCCGACTTTTCGGCATCAGCCTCTGAATAAATATAATCATTTTTAATTTCTTTGTCAGTATTTTTAATCAGCACAAAAGGAACAGGGTCGCAAGTGTGTGTTTTAAGAGATATCGGTGTAGGATGGTCAGGAAGAACAAGCATCCTAAATTCTTCGCCTGATGATACTAAATATTCGTAAATAGGTTTAATAACTTTTTCGTCTATAAGTTCAATAGATTTTATCTTATCACTAAGGCTTCCCTGATGACCGCTTTCGTCTGCTGCCTCAATATGAAGATAAATGTATTCATCTCCGTTTTTTATAGCATCTATTGCCGCCTTTGTCTTCCCGTCAAAATTAGTATGCACATTTCCAGTTGCACCAGGTACGTCAACCGATTTTAGTCCGCTTAAAATTGCAATTCCTTTAATTAAGTCAACAG contains these protein-coding regions:
- a CDS encoding phospho-sugar mutase — encoded protein: MNYLNEYEKWKGYDFLDQELKEELVNITGDDKEIKERFIKLLEFGTAGLRGIIGAGTNRMNRFVVGLATQGLSNVIKNAGGEERGVVIAYDSRKNSDLFAKEAAKVFAANGIKVYLFDSLRPVPELSFAIRYLKTIAGVVITASHNPYQYNGYKAYWEDGSQLPPDEAKKVFENMEKISIFDVKRAELSNPLINIIGKEIDEAFYEEVLKLRIRKDVNKDIKIIYTPFHGAGNIPVREVLKRAGFNNVITVSEQEMPDPMFSTVKSPNPEDKEGFNIAMEYAKKHNANLILGTDPDCDRVGIVVLNKNGEFVCMTGNQVGVLLAHYILEGLKEQGKLPSDGAVIKSIVSTKMVNYICEDFNVKMVDILTGFKYIGEKIKEYEKTNEHTFLFGFEESYGYLSGTHARDKDGVNASMLIAEMAAYYNEKGMTLYDAMENLYEKYGYFKEHVVSKSFSGLEGMEKIKNIIYNLRNNTPEKIGEFKIVKTIDYLNGVDSLPKADVLRFELEDDTTIYIRASGTEPKIKGYIMVKADTNKESEEKVNFYKNQLDIILG